The genomic segment TCAACCCCGGTGGCACCGCGCATGGCCGCGCCGGCACCGGCAAGCACCACCTGGGCGACATGGATAACCTGCGTGCCGATGCCCAGGGCCGCGCCAACGTCGATATCCACCTCAAGGGGGTTACCCTTGGCGGAGGCGCCGCCACCGATATCGCCGGACGTGCACTGGTCGTGCATGCCAACGCCGACGACTATCGCAGCCAGCCCGCCGGCAATGCCGGCGTCCGCATCGCCTGTGGCGTGATCCGGGTTGTCCGCTGATCACTGCAGGCTTCATCCAGGGAGAGATTGCATGCGTCTGATCCACAATTCGCTGTTTGTCGCCATCGCCGCGCTGGGCCTGGCGGCCTGCGGCCAGCAGCCTGCCGCGCCGCAGGCTGAAACCCCGCCGGCTGCTCCGGCCGAGGGCGCCACCACCGAACCGGCCGCAACCCCCGCACCGGCAGCTGCACCCGTGGCCGATGCGTCGGCCACCGCCGAACTGGCGCCGACCCAGGGCAGCGAGGCCAAGGGCAGCGTCACCTTCAAGGTGGTCGACGGCAAGGTCCATGTGACCGGCCAGGTCACCGGCCTGAAGCCGGGCAGTGAGCACGGCTTCCACATCCACGAGAAGGGCGACTGCAGCGCGCCGGACGGCATGAGCGCTGGCGGCCACTTCAACCCGGGCCACCAGGATCACGGCAACGTCGCCACCGATCCGCACCACGGCGGCGACATGCCCAACATCAAGGCCGACGACAAGGGCGTGGCCACCATCGATGGCCCAGTATCGAGCAACGTCAACATCGGCAAGGGTGATGACTTCGACATCATCGGCCGCGGCCTGATCGTCCACGCCGACGCGGACGACTACAAGACCCAGCCGACCGGCAATGCCGGCGCGCGCCTGGCGTGTGCGGTGATCCAGAAGGCGCCGTAAGGGCAGTCCTGCTGGAAATGGAAAACGCCGGCGCAAGCCGGCGTTTTTCCTGAGCGGTAGTGCCGGCCGCTGGCCGGCAATCGCAGATCCGAGGGTTGCCGGCCAGCGGCCGGCACTACCATCAGCGCGCCAACAGCTCGCGCGCGTCCTGCCCGGCCTCGCAGTGCACGAACAACACCGGCACGCCGTGCGCTTCCAGCACCGCGGCCATCTGCCGCTGGCGCATCAGGAACTGCTCGTAGATGCCCTTCAGGCGGTCGCAGTCGTTGTTGCCGTGGTTGTAGTGCGCGCACCAGCCGGCCGGATCGAACAGCGCCATGCGCGCCTCGCCATGGGTGTAGCGCAGCAGCGGCTCGGGCGCCGCGTTGAGCCATTCGTCCTCGCCCGGCGCCATGATCGCGGTCTCGATCAGCGGCCACAGCGCGGCCAGGCCCTGGTTGTCGTACTGCATCGACATCATCGCGGCCAGGTCGTTCACGGTGAAATAGCGCGCGTGCTCGATGCGGGCACCGAAGGTGTTCTGCGCCATCAGTGCGGTATCGGCGTGCGCCATGCCGTTGGCCAGCAGGGTTTCTTCCAGCGCATTGGCGACCGCGTTGGTGGTGGCCACATCGCTGCCGGTCAGCAGGAACGGCACCACGCGCAGGCCACCGCCCACCAGGCTGGCATCGGCCTGGAACGGCAGCGGCACGTCGCCGTTGGCATCGGTGCCGAACGCCAGCAGGCGCGGGCCCTGGTTACGGCCTGGCGCACGCATCTGCAGTTCTTCCAGGCGGCGGTGGATCGGCCAGCCCGGGCGCAGTACTTCGGCCGGGTCGAAATGCGCGGCGGCGAACACCAGGTCCAGCTCGGCTACCTGCGGCACCAGCTTGGACAGGTCGCGGCCGACGCGTTCGGCCAGTTCACCGGCCTGTTCGGCGCTGAGTACCGCCTGGCGGGGGATTTCGCCGCCGGCCAGTTCCAGGGCCAGCACGCCAAGGGCATTCATCGCGGGGTCGGGTTTGCTCATGGTTCCACGGTTGGCCCATCACAGGGCGGCAGCTACACTTGGCTCCATTATGCCTGCTCCGTCGTGCAGGCCATGTTGCAGACACCCTCATCCATGCCAGGTATCTCCATGCCCAACGCTCGTCCCGTCGCCATCCTCGGTGGCGTCCGCATTCCGTTCTGCCGCCAGAACACCGCGTATTCGGATGTCGGCAACCTCGGCATGTCGGTCCGTACGCTGGGCGCGCTGGTCGAACGTTTCGGCCTGCATGGCCAGCAGCTCGGTGAAGTGGCGATGGGTGCGGTGATCAAGCACTCCAGCGACTGGAACCTGGGCCGCGAAGCCACGCTGTCCTCCGGCCTGTCGCCGCTGACCCCGGGCATCACCCTGCAACGCGCCTGCGGCACCTCGCTGGACAGCATCATCACCGTGGCCAACAAGATCGCGCTGGGCCAGATCGAATCGGGCATCGGCGGTGGTTCGGACACCACCTCCGACGTGCCGATCGTCTATGGCAAGAAGCTGCGCGCGCGCCTGCTGGCCGCCAACCGTGCCAAGAGCACCGGCGACAAGATCCGCGCGCTCACCGCCGGCTTCAAGTTCTCCGAACTGAAGCCCGAATTCCCGGGCGTGGCCGAGCCGCGCACCGGCAAGAGCATGGGTGACCACTGCGAGGACATGGCCAAGGAATGGAACATCTCGCGCGACTCGCAGGACGAGTGGGCGGTGTCCTCGCACAAGAAGCTGGCCGCGGCCTATGAGCGCGGCTTCTTCAACGACCTGATCGCCCCGTTCCGTGGTGTCGAGCGTGACAACATCCTGCGCCCGGATACCTCGCTGGAAAAGCTGGCCACGCTGAAGCCGGCGTTCGACAAGGTGTCCGGCCGCGGCACGCTGACCGCCGCCAACTCGACGCCACTGACCGACGGTGCCGCCGCGGTGCTGCTGGCCAGCGAAGAGTGGGCACGCGCGCACGGCCACGAGCCGCAGGCCTACCTGCGCGATGCGCACGTGGCGGCGGTGGACTTCGTGCATGGCGAAGGCCTGCTGATGGCTCCGACCATTGCCGTGCCGGAGATGCTCAAGCGCAACGGCCTGACCCTGCAGGACTTCGACATCTACGAGATCCACGAAGCCTTCGCCGCGCAGGTGCTGTGCACGCTGCGTGCGTGGGAGAGCGAGGACTACTGCCGCAACCGCCTGGGCCTGGATGCACCGCTGGGCCGCATCGACCCGGACAAGATCAACCTGCTGGGTTCATCGCTGGCCACCGGCCACCCGTTCGCCGCTACCGGCGCACGCGTGATCGCCACCGCCGCCAAGCAGCTGGCCGAACGCGGCGGCGGCCGCGCACTGGTCTCGATCTGCACCGCCGGCGGCATGGGCGTGGTGGCGATCGTCGAACGCTGATCGCTGCAACAGCACGCCAACCGAGGTTGGCGACTACCGGAAATGCGTGCTGGATCTGCTTTGGTGGATGCCGACCTTGGTCGGCCATGCGATGTCATCGTTCGGAAGATGCCAGAGCGCCAACCGAGGTTGGCGACTACCGGGTTCCACACATGAAAACGCCGCCCATCGGGCGGCTTTTTTTTCTCCGGTGGGTGCCGACCGTTGGTCGGCACACCTCAGCCATGCTTACGGCAACCGCGGGTTGCCGAATTCGTCGCGCTCCTCGTTGGCGTCATACACCGGCGGCTGCACCGCAATCGGTTGCTCTTCCACCGTGGCACGCAGCGGCGTTTCGTTGCCGCGTACCAGCGCCACGCTGTCTTCGCCGCGCTGCAGGCGCAGCGCATTGGCCAGGCACTGCGCGGCCAGTGCGTGCTCGCCACGCTGTGCGAACAGTTCACCCAGCGCTTCCCATGCCGGTGCCCCGGCGCCACTGGCGATTGCCTCATGCAGGAACGCGTCGGCGGCATCCCACTGCTGCTGCGCCAGTGCTACGCGGCCCTGCGCCAGGCGCAGTGCGGGCGAGCTGTCGTGCACGTTGCGCCAGCGCGCAAGGTTGGCCTGGCGCGTGGCCAGGCGCTCGGCGGGAAGGCGACCATACAGCGTCACCAGCTCGTCGTCCCAGCGATGGTCCAGCGCCTGTTCCAGCGCCAGCAATGCAGGCTCATCCCAGTTCAGTGCCACCGCACGGCTGGCATAGGCGCCCACCACGTCCGGCGTCGGCCGCAGTGCCTTCGGCGTGGCTTCCCACTGCGCGGCCAGCGCATTGACGTCGGCCGCTTCCAGCAGCGCCTGCGCTGCCAGGCGTGCTTCCAGTTCGCTGCCGGCGTCGGTCGGCAGCACCTTGCTCTGCCGCAGCGCGCCCAGCTGCCCATAGGCCTCGTGTGCGCGCCCTGCCTGCGCCAGTGCCTCGGTACGCAGCCACAGGCCACGCGGCGGCAGCGGCTGGATCGCGGCCACGTCCAGCGCGTTGATCGCATCCACCGGCAGATCACGCGCCAGCAGCTGTTCTGCACGCAGCAGCGCCTGCAGGGTGGCATCGCTTTCGCCCAGGCGCTGCAGCAGTGCTTCGCCGGCAGGGCCGTCGGCCCGTGCCTGCGCACTGCGCACGGCGTTGGCCAGCGCCACTGCGCTCACTTCGGGGTCTTTGGCGGCGCCGTCCAGCAGCTTCTCCGCACGCTGCCACTGGCCGTGCTCGTAAGCCTGCAGGCCGTCGATCAGGCGCACCCGGCCCTGCTTGCGGCGGTAACGGCCCCAGGCCCGGAACGGTGCGGCGATCAGGCTCCACAGCAGCCACAGAACCAGTACCGCGATCACCGCCAGCAACGCGACCTTCGGCAGGTTGCTGTGGTAGTCATAGCCGCCGTAACGCAGGATCACTTCGCCGAAACGGTTGAGGTCATCGGCGCCGAGCCATTGCGCGGCGACCACGCCGATGGCCACGGCCAGCAACAGCACGACCAGGGATTGCAGGGGTTTCATGCGGGATTACCTCCGGTCGGTCTGGGTGCGCAGTTGCTGCAGGGTGCTGCCAAGAACGGTGTTGCTGGCCTGCAGCGGAAGCTCGCGCAAGGTCTTCAGTTCAGCACGTTGCGCGCGCAGGGCCGGTGAATCCGGCCAGCGCCGCTGCGCCCAATGCTCCACGCGTACCAACGCGGTATCACGGCCAGCGCGGTCGCCGCGCTCGATCGCGGCGCGTGCCAGGGTCAGTTCCAGCTGCAGCGCATCGTCGGCATTGCGGCGTTCGGCAGCCGTCAGCGGGCCGTTCTGGCGGCTTGGGGTGATGTCCACGAACGGTGCCAGCGTGGCCTGCCACCAGGCTCTGGCGGCAGGCGGCGCAGCGTTGCCGGTCACCTGCGAGGGCAGCCCCTGCAAGGCCTTGGCCAATGCATCCAGGCGCTGCAACGACTGCACGCGCGGGCCGGCGCCGAGCGCATCCAGTGCATCGCGTTCCTGCACCAGCGCCTGGCGCAGGTTCAGGCCATCGCTGTCGGGCAGATCGGCCAGCGCAGTGGCGGCCTGGGCATACAGGCGGCGTGCGCCATCCACATCGTCGGCGTAGTTCAGGCGCTGCGCGGCCTGGGTCAGCAGCAACTCGGCCTCGTCGCGCTGCACCGCCTGCCGGCCCTGATTGGCGCTGTCGGCCAGCTTGGCCAGGTTTTCTTCCAGCAGTGCACTGCGCTGGGACAGGCCGAGCATCTCGTCGCGCAGTACGCGGTTGGTGGCGGCCGCGTCCTGCAGGCGCTGGCTGGTTGCGCGCTGGTCGCGGCGCAGCGCATCCAGCGTGGCCTCCAGGCCCTGCAGCTGCACCGCGGTGGTCTGCGCCTGCGCCGCCTGTTCGCTCTGCTGTTGCTGCCAGAAGTACCAGCCCGCATAGCCGCCCGCGCCGAGCACGGCCACACCGGCCAGCGGCAGCAGCCAGCGTGCGAAGCGACGGGGTGGGGAAACGGGCGGAGTGTCGTTCATCGGGCTTCCTTGTCGGCAACGTCGCCGGTGGGGGGACCGGCAGGCCGCGTTGTGCACAGCATCACTGTTGCCGACGACAGCGGCAAGCGTGACCCACGTCCCTGTTCAGGTCGCTGCCGGGACGGTGAGCGTGGCGTGTGCAGCCGCCACCAGCTGTGCGGTGGTGGGGCCGGCCGCGCGCACCACGTGCTGCAGGCCCAGCGCCCGCGCCTGTTCACCCAGGCGATCACTGGCCACCACCGCGGTCGCGTGCGCCTGCAGGCGCTGCTGCAATGCGGTTGGAAGTTGCTGCCAGAAATGCTGCAGCGCTTCGCCGCTGCTGACCGCCAGCACCCACGGAAAGGCTGAATGCGCCAGTCGCGCCAGCGTGCGCGGCGCCAGGCGCAGCAGGCGCCGCTGGTAGACGTCGGCGCGTTCGATGCTGGCACCGGCCGCCTGCAGCTGCGCGGCAATCAGGCCGCGGCCACCGGGCGCGGTCACCAGGCCGATGCGCAGGCCCTGCACGTTTGCCAGTACCGGCAGCGCCAGCAGGCCTTCGCTGTCCATCCGCTGTGGTGCATGCACCTCGGAAATGCCGTGTGCCTGCAGCGCGCGCGCGGTGCCTTCGCCCACCGTCAGCCACGGACTGCGCTGCGCCTCGGCCAGCCGCAGCAGGGAAGCGGCCGCAGCAACCGCAGCCGGGCTGGTGAATACCACGCGATCGCAGTTCAGCGCGCGTTGCAGCTGGCGCACCACGGGCGTGCCGTGCAGGCGCTGCAACCGCCACGGTGAAAGGGCCAGCACATGCCCGCCCAGCCCAGCAACGGCGCGGCGCAGCGCCACATGCTGGCCTTGTGGGCGCAGTGAAATTAGGGTCCAGGCCGCGTCGGAGCCAGCGGCGCCAGTGGGTATCGTATGGTCGGCCATTGCCTGCATTATGCGGGCCCTTCGTTGTCGTGGTCGCTGCTCCGATGTCCGTTGATGCCCTGACTTCCTCGTTGGCCGCCCTGCAGGACGTACTGGACTGCATGCCAGCGGTCCGCGCCATGCAGATCCAGCTCGACGGCTATGCCGATGGCGTGCTGCGCATCACCGCGCCGCTGGCCGCCAACGTCAACGACAAGGGCAACGCCTTCGGTGGCAGCCTGGCCTCGGTACTGACCCTGTCCGGCTGGGCGCTGGTCAGCCTGCGCCTGCGCCTGGCCGGCCACGATGCTGAGGTCTACGTGGCCGACAGCAACCTGCGCTACCTGGCACCGGTCTACGAAGACCTGCATGCCCATGCCGAAGCCGCCGAAGCGAGCGGCTGGGACGCCTTCCTGAATACCTTCCGCCAGCGCCGCAAGGCCCGCATCAGCATCATCGCCACCCAGCCCGGTGCCGACGGCCGCCCGGCCGCCGAGTTCAGCGGTCGCTTCGTTGCCTTCGCCAAAGGGTAGGATGGCAGGCTGACGTTCTGGGGAAACCACCGATGCGCCGCCTCATCCAGTTCCTGATCTGTTCCCTGCTGCTGGCCAGCGCCGTGGCCTCGGCCGACGACCTCAGCCGCAAGCAGCGCAAGCTGCTGGAAGAGACCCAGATCGCCTACGGGGCGACCATCCGCTGGGGCAGCATGGACGATGCCATCGGTTACCTGGACCCGAAGCTGCGCAAGGAAAAGCCGCCGACCGAGTTCGAGCTCAACCGCTACGCGCAGCTGCGTGTGTCGTCCTATCGCGAGCGCAGCAGCGCCTCGCTGGAAGGGGGCGAGGTCGAGCGCCGCGTCGAAATCGGGGTGATCAACCAGAACACCCAGGCCGAGCGCACCGTGGTCGTGGTCGAGCGCTGGCGCTGGGACCCGGAGGCCAAGCGCTGGTGGCAGTCCGCCGGCCTGCCGGACCTGTGGAAGGGGCAGTGACGGGCCGCGTCCGGCTTGTGCGACAATCGGCGCCCGCTTAATCGACCCGTGACCTGAGTGAATTACGAAGAGTTGCTGGCCTTTGCAGGCCGAAACCCGATGCTGTCCGCGGCCCTGGTCGGCCTGACCGTGGCCATCATCGTCACCGAGATCCGCCGCCTGTTCCGGGGCTTCAAGGGCATCAAACCCGCCGAACTGACCCAGCTGATGAACGCGGGCGGCACGGTGGTGGTCGACCTGTCGGCCAGCGGTGACTTCGAGAAGGGCCACATCGCCGGCAGCCGCAACGCCCAGGCCAGTGCCTTCGGCCCGGACAACAAGCTGGTGGCCAATGCCAAACAGTCGCCGGTGGTGCTGGTGTGCCGCAGCGGCAACGCCTCGGAAACCGCCGCCAAGGCGCTGAAGAAGGCCGGTTTCGAAAAGGTCTACGTGCTCGATGGCGGCATTCCCGCCTGGCAGCAGGCCGAGCTGCCGCTGGTCAAGGGCCGCAACTGATTGCCGCAGGTGGCGCATCCGGCCTTGTATGGGCCTGATGCCGCCCCCATCGCAGTAATTCGACCCTCGTTTTCATTGCATTCACCTGGAGTTACTGGAAATGTCCGAAGAGATCACCAACGGCGCCGCTGCGCCGGTCGATGCCGCCACCGGCCCCGCTTTCACCGTCGAGAAGATCTACGTCAAGGACGTCTCCTTCGAGTCGCCGAACGCTCCGACCATCTTCAATGACCAGGTGCAGCCGGAGTTGCAGCTGAACCTGAACCAGCAGGTGCAGCGCCTGGGCGAGAACGCCTTCGAAGTCGTGCTGGCCGTGACCCTGACCTGCCAGGCCGGCGAGCGCACCGCGTACGTGGCCGAAGTGAAGCAGGCCGGCGTGTTCGGCCTGGTCGGCCTGGACCCGCAGTCGATCGACGTGCTGCTCGGTACCCAGTGCCCGAACATCCTGTTCCCGTACGTGCGCCAGCTGGTCAGCGACCTGATCCAGGCCGGCGGCTTCCCGCCGTTCTTCCTGCAGCCGATCAACTTCGAAGGCCTGTACGCGGAAACCCTGCGCCAGCGCCAGGAGCAGGGCGACGCACCGTCGCTGGCTGACTCCGAGCCGGCCGGCAACGCCTGATTCCTGCCGCGACGTCACGGATGAGCACTACCGCTGACAAGATCGCCGTGCTCGGCGCCGGTTCCTGGGGAACCGCGCTGGCCAGCCTGCTCGCACGGCACGGTCACCCGACCGTGCTGTGGGGGCGTGACGCGGCCGTGGTCGAAGCCATCGACCAGCGCCATGAGAACCCGCGCTACCTGCCGGGCATTCCGCTGCCGGACAGCCTGCGTGCCACCACCGACCTGGCGTCGGCGGTGGAGGGCGCGGCCTGGATCCTGGTGGTGACCCCGTCGCATGCGTTCGGCGAAACCGTGCGCGCGCTGGCGCCGCTGCGCCCGGCCGGTGCCGGCGTGGCCTGGGCCACCAAGGGCTTCGAACCCGGTTCGGGCCGCTTCCTGCATGAGGTGGCGCGCGAAGTACTGGGTGAGGACGTGCCGCTGGCCGTTGTCACCGGGCCGTCGTTCGCCAAGGAAGTGACCCAGGGCCTGCCGACCGCGATCACCGTGCACGGCGACGTGCCCGAGTTCGCGCAGACGGTGGCCGAGGCGATGCACGGCCCCGCATTCCGTGCCTACACCGGCGACGACATGGTCGGTGCTGAGCTGGGCGGCGCGATGAAGAACGTGCTGGCTGTGGCTACCGGCGTGGCCGATGGCATGCAGCTGGGCTTCAACGCGCGGGCCGGCCTGATTACCCGTGGCCTCAACGAGATGCTGCGCCTGGCCGCTGCGATCGGCGCAAAGCCTGAGACCCTGATGGGCCTGGCCGGCCTCGGCGATCTGGTGCTGACCTGCACCGGCGACCTGTCGCGCAACCGCCGCCTGGGCCTGGCCCTGGGCCGTGGCCAGACGCTGCAGGATGCCGTGCGCGAAATCGGCCAGGTGGTCGAGTCGGTGCAGACCGCCGACGAAGTGATGCGACAGGCGCGCCGCCATGGCATCGACCTGCCGATCTCCGACCGCGTGCGTGCCGTGCTGCATGGCGAGCAGACGCCGGAAGAAGGCCTGCGCGCGCTGCTGGCGCGGGAACAGAAGCCGGAATATCCGGACACGCTGTTCAAGTGAATCGAAAAACCCCGGCCATGCGCCGGGGTTTTTTTTATGCACCCCATCCACGCATGGCGTGGATCTACGACGGAAACCGCTTCTGGTAGCCGCCAACCTTGGTTGGCGCCCAGTAGCGCCGGACCATGCCCGGCGGAATCCATCACCGCGCCCGTGGCGGCGCGTTGCCGTTGTCCATGTCCGAGAAGATCATCCACGGCCCATCGCCCACGCGCTTCAGCGTCAGCGTGAACTTGCCGGTGTCCCCCACGTTGTTGCCGAAGGTGTAGCCACCGATGATGTAGCCGACGTTCCCTTCCACGGCATACGCCAACGCGCGCAACCGCAACGGGCTGCCGCTCTGGCCGGAATATGCCGCCTCGATGGCTTTGCGTCCGCGCACCGGCGCCTGGTTGCTCTGCAGGATGAAGCCATCCTCGGCAAACAGCCGGACGAGCGCCTTTGCATCCCCCTTGCGCCACGCCTGTTCGTAGTCGCGCAGCACGCGATCCAGCGGCGCAGGCAGGGCTGTATCGGGAAGCGGTGGTGCGGGCTTCGCGCCTTCAGCATCGTGGGCGATGGTCGGCGATGCCAGCAGCAGGGCACTGCAGAAGATCACGGCGAGTCGTGTACGGCGCATGCGTCCAGGTCCTGGCGATGACGGGAGCGGCGAACGCATCCTAGCGCGCCGCTGGTTAGAATCACGCTGCCGCCGGCGTGGCGCATGCATTGCAGATCAGACAAGGACAGGGAATGAGGTTTCGAGTTGCAGGGATGGCACTGGTGGTTGGGTTGCTGGTGGCCTGCGGGCAGGCACCGGAGAAAGCCGCCGAAACGGCGCCTGTGGTTGCATCCGACGCACCCGCTGGAACACCGGCAGCGACGACCACCGTGGTCGAGAGTGAACCGTCCATCGAGGACGGAGTGGATCCGTCGGTGTGGGACAGCGAAGGCGAGCCGGAAGACTCCGGTGGCGGCCGTGAGCTCACCTGCAAGGACAACCCGTTGGCGACCCATTTCTTCACCCTGGTGGGCGGCAACACGGTGGACGATTGTGGCCGCAAGGACCCGAAGGTGCTGGCCGCGTTCGATGCATTGATGAAGGGAACGCAGGCCGCCGAATCCGCCGACAAGGACATCCCGTCGCTGCGCGAACGCCTGTTGAGCGGCCCCAGCGGGCCTGGCGAGCTGCTGGTGCTTCAGGGCGAACCCTGGTGGTTCTACACCGCCTGCCAGGCCCACGACTGCCCCGGCACCGCGCTGGCGATGCTGTATTCGCCCGATCAGTCGAAGATGGTCGGCCGCCTCACCGCGCGCTGCCGGGTGTGGTGGCTGGGCGAGCCTACGGCCGAACAGCGCGAGCAGATCGAACAGCTCCGCCCGCTGGATGATGCCGCATTGAAGGAAGACAGCGCGATCTGCGAATGAGGTGATGCGGGCGGGGAACGTCCGCTCATGCCGGGGCGGGCGTAGGCCATTCGTCCTGTTCTTCTGCCCGGAAACCGGCTGCTAAGCTTCCCCCCCATCCCGTTGCCGACCGGCCTCCTTCCATGGCTTTCTGGACCGTCGTCTTCGCCATTGGCGCCGCGCAGGCCGCGCTGCTTGCCCTGGCCCTGTGGCGGCGGCCGGCCAATGCCGGGGCGAACCGGGTGCTGGCGATGTGGATCGCGCTGATCGGCATCGATCTGGCGGTGAAGGCGCTCTACTGGGATCCGTCCTACCCGGCACCCACCAAGGCGCTGCGGTTCGTCGGCCTGTTCCCGTTCCTGTACGGCAGCCTGTTCTATGTCTACGTCAGGGTCCTGACCGAGGCCAGGGCCGTACGCTGGCGCGATGCTGTGCATCTTTCGGGATTCATCATCGTGCTGGCGCTGCATGCAGGCTTCTTCCTGCGTGGGCTGGTGCCGGCCGAGGGCATGCTGGCGCGAACGCTGCCGGGCATCGCGGAACTGGAATGGATGCGGCTGAACATCGTGCTGTACGCGTACAGCCTCTCCTATGTCATTGCCGGTCTGCTGCGGGTCGGCCGCTACCGGCGCGGCCTGCTGCGGCGGCGTTCGGATGCGGACCGGATGTCGCTGCACTGGATCGATGCGATGGCGATCTCGCAGATCCTCATCTGGCTCATTGCCACCACGCAATGGCTGGTCAGGATTCCCTGGATCGACTATCCGCTGATCTACGGCCTCGTTGCAGCGTGGGTATTCCTGATGGGCTACTTCAGCCTCACCCAGCCGGCCGTGCTGGTCGAGCCGGTTGCGGAACCGGCACCCGCCAACCGCGAAGTAGTACCGGCCAGCGACGATGCACGCGTTGCCGAGGTCGAGGCGCGCCTGTCGCAGCTGATGGCCGAACAGCAGCTCTACCGTGAACCGGCGCTCACCATCGGCCAGCTGGCCAGACGCTCCGGCTACCCCGAATATCTGGTGTCGGCGGTGATCAACCGCCGCTTCGGCGGGAATTTCTGGGAGTACATCAACCGCCAGCGGATTGAAGCCGCCGCTTCCCATCTGGCCGATGGCGCTGACACCCGGACCATTCTCGACATCGCCTATGCCTGCGGCTTCACGTCGAAGTCGACGTTCAACGCGGCGTTCAAGCGGCAGCTGGGTGAAACGCCTAGCGCCTTCCGCAAGCGCCATGCGATGGCTGGCACCCCGGAATCACCGAGCCGCTGACAATGCAGTCGCCGGCGGTCGCCACGGCCAGCGCAGCACAAGTTCGCAGAGTGCCAGGTTGAACACCCAGCATCCCCAGGCGGCGGCCAGATAGACCGGGGGAAAAGGCAGATGCAGCACGCCCAGGCCGATGCCCAGGATCAACCGGAACGTCACCGCAGACGCAGTGAGGGCGATGCTGCGCCACATCCACTGCCGGTGCCTGGCGAGATTGCCGGCCAGCGCGTGGCCGATGCCGAGGCCGGTGGTGGCCAGCCATGCCAGCGCCAACAAGCCAAAGGCGATGCCGGTGGGGGCTCCTCCCTCGGCATGCAGGGCCAGTGACAAGCCCCCCAATCCCGCAACCAGTACGCCGCCTGCGTACAGGCCACCGCTCAGCCGGTG from the Stenotrophomonas maltophilia genome contains:
- a CDS encoding DUF2306 domain-containing protein, with translation MPHRFPKVARWTARLVFALLCAAVAAYAFTVLYGQPHADNPLQMKFAASGLDVPAHLFGGGLALLLAPLQMSGWVQRHLPRLHRLSGGLYAGGVLVAGLGGLSLALHAEGGAPTGIAFGLLALAWLATTGLGIGHALAGNLARHRQWMWRSIALTASAVTFRLILGIGLGVLHLPFPPVYLAAAWGCWVFNLALCELVLRWPWRPPATALSAAR
- a CDS encoding helix-turn-helix domain-containing protein — encoded protein: MAFWTVVFAIGAAQAALLALALWRRPANAGANRVLAMWIALIGIDLAVKALYWDPSYPAPTKALRFVGLFPFLYGSLFYVYVRVLTEARAVRWRDAVHLSGFIIVLALHAGFFLRGLVPAEGMLARTLPGIAELEWMRLNIVLYAYSLSYVIAGLLRVGRYRRGLLRRRSDADRMSLHWIDAMAISQILIWLIATTQWLVRIPWIDYPLIYGLVAAWVFLMGYFSLTQPAVLVEPVAEPAPANREVVPASDDARVAEVEARLSQLMAEQQLYREPALTIGQLARRSGYPEYLVSAVINRRFGGNFWEYINRQRIEAAASHLADGADTRTILDIAYACGFTSKSTFNAAFKRQLGETPSAFRKRHAMAGTPESPSR
- a CDS encoding YybH family protein gives rise to the protein MRRTRLAVIFCSALLLASPTIAHDAEGAKPAPPLPDTALPAPLDRVLRDYEQAWRKGDAKALVRLFAEDGFILQSNQAPVRGRKAIEAAYSGQSGSPLRLRALAYAVEGNVGYIIGGYTFGNNVGDTGKFTLTLKRVGDGPWMIFSDMDNGNAPPRAR
- a CDS encoding Ivy family c-type lysozyme inhibitor, with the protein product MRFRVAGMALVVGLLVACGQAPEKAAETAPVVASDAPAGTPAATTTVVESEPSIEDGVDPSVWDSEGEPEDSGGGRELTCKDNPLATHFFTLVGGNTVDDCGRKDPKVLAAFDALMKGTQAAESADKDIPSLRERLLSGPSGPGELLVLQGEPWWFYTACQAHDCPGTALAMLYSPDQSKMVGRLTARCRVWWLGEPTAEQREQIEQLRPLDDAALKEDSAICE